AAGACTTTCTTCATCTGCCTGGGTCAGATGGACAATAAAATCAGGCCTGAGCTTTAAAGCTTCTTTTATGTCATCTTTAACTTCGCCTGCATGCAGTGCAAAGAGTTTTTTTCCATTTTTTGCAAGTTTTCGAAGATTTTTGAGTGTATTAAAGTCGTATGCATCAGTGCTACTTATTCCAAAACCATGGGAATATTCAAGGACTTTTTCTGGATTATCTCCATTCAATCTGCCGAGGATTATTCCCTTTATTTTTATTTTATCGAGGGCATCTTTCAGGAGTTTTACTCCTTCTATTCCTCCCTCTCTGAAGTCTGCAAAGGCACCCGTACCCTGCGATTTCATCTCCTTCAGGGCATACTCTATGCTAGCCTTAACTTTTTCTCTGTCTTCGATGACTCTGAATTTTAATCCTTCTGCTCCTACTCTCTCCTCGATACTGTTATAAATGCCGTAGTCCTGGGCAGAGGTATCTCCTGTATGAACATGAGCATTTGTGAAGCTCGGGCATACTATGCCTCCTTTTAAATCTTCAAAGCTCTTTGAAGGTCTACCTTCTCCTATCTCCTTAATTTTTCCATCTCTTACTACAATGTATCCTCGAGTTATTTCGAAGTCACTGCCATCGAGGATTATAGCATTTCCATATATTTTTTCCATTATATGCTATTGAGCCTTTAATTGGATTTAAATTTGTGCCTGTTCTCTACAGCTGACGAAGTGGATTATTACCTTGCAGGTGGAAAGAAAATCATGTAAAGTTAAAAAGAAGATGGACCCGCCGGGATTTGAACCCGGGGCCTCTCGCATGCCAAGCGAGCGATCTACCATCTGAGCTACGGGCCCTACGTGAATTTTTGGGAGTTAGCAATAGTAATCATTTATGAAAAGAAATATATAGACAGTGAAGGAAGTATGGATAAGGAGGTTGAAGAAATAATTCGCCTTGGTAATGGAGTGGAGCTTTTTGTTGATGGCACCAGAATACTGCTCGACCCGAGAAGGGCAGAGGGTTTGAGTTTTGTTTCCCATGCTCATTCCGACCATGCACCTTCGAAAGTCTCTGGCGAGGTAATTTCCACTGAAGAGACAGGAGAGTTACTCTCAAGACACTTTTCCACTCTTGCATACGAGCAGAAATTTGAAAACCTTGGAGTCAGCTTCAGGTTAATACCTTCGGGGCACATGCTGGGTTCTTCTCAGGTGGTTATAGAGAATGGCTTCAAGGTTATTTATACAGGGGACCTTCATCTTGAGGGAGGAGCAACCTCTGGCATGGGGGTTGTTGAAGGATGCGATATCCTTATAATTGAATCAACTTTCGGAAGCCCCTTCTATATTCTGCCAGACCGTGAGTATGTTTTGGGAGAGATTAAAGACTGGATTGAAGACTGCTTTTCAAGGGGTGACGTGCCTGTACTTCTTGGTTACTCTCTGGGCAAAGCTCAGGAGATAATAAAGCTTCTCTCAGGGGATTATAAACTCGGGCTCCACAGAGCAGTTTATGAGAACTGCAGGAAATATGAAGCTCTCGGCGTAAATCTTGGCAGCTATGAGCTTTATTCTGAAAACATAAGAGAGGAAAAAGAGGATAGAGTTCTTATCTTTCCGCCAGCAGCGAGAAATTCTCTAAAGGGAAACTTCAAGAAGGCGCTTCTCAGCGGCTGGGCACTGCATGGAGCAACAAAATTTAAATTCAGAGTAGATGAGGCTTTTGCCATAAGCGACCACAGTGATTTCAATGGCCTTGTAAATTACGTAGAAAAGGCATCGCCTCAGGTGATTTATACTTTACATGGCTTTGCCGAGGAATTTTCAGATGAGCTTAAAGCAAGAGGTTTCTATGCCAGCCCTCTGACAAAGAAGCAGACAGGACTAAACCATTTTCTTTAATCTGTGATATTTTGCAAGAACCTTGAAGATTATTTTTGATGCAAGTACAGGTGTGTAGCTGTCATAGCGTGGTGCCACCTCTGTGATATCAAGGCCTGCCAGATCAATCTCACCCAGAAAGGCAAGCATCAGAATAAAGTCGAAGAAGAATATTCCGGGGGGCTCGGGATTGCAAACTCCTCTGGCATCCTTCGGGTCAAAGAAGTCCATATCTATTGACATATAAACTTTTTTTCCCTTTAGCATTTTTGAAAGCCTTGCCACAAGCATTTCAATATCGTAACACTCACCGAAGGGAATAAATTTAATTCCTTCCTCTCTGACAGCGTCAAGCTCCTCTCTGCAGGCGCTTCTCACACCAACAGCCAGAACATTATCCTTCCCTGTTATCTCTGAAACTCTCTTAAGCGTGCAGGCATGGGAATATCTATTACCCAGGTAATCTTCTCTGAAATCAAGATGAGCATCAAGGGAAAGAAAAAACGGCTTTTTCTTAAAACCTTCAAGTGCAAAAGCGGAGATAGTATGTTCACCTCCAAGGATAACAGGCTTTGCTCCTCTGCTTAAAATCTCAGCAACAGTTTCCTTCACTCTGGTTTTTGTCTCCTTTACATTTCCAAAGGAAACTTCAACATCACCTATATCAGCAATTTTTAGGCTGAGAAGGTCAAAATCTTCAAGGAGGTCATAGTCCTCCACCTCTCTAGAGGCTTCCCTTATTGCTGCTGGTGCTTCTCGAGAGCCTCCTCTAAATGTCTCGCTGCTGTCAAATGGCACACCAAATACAGCATACTCGGCTTCTTCCAACTCAAGCTCTCTTCTTGCGAAAGTGAAAGGAGATGTGAACAGATTCATTTCTACCTGACACGCATAATCTTTCTTCTTCCCAGCGTCTGTATATACTCGACTTCTGCGCCCTCAATAATATCCTTACCTTCAAGCTCCTCCTTACTAGGAACTGTTGTCTCGAAGGTTTCATAGTTTAAAAGGTCCATAATCTGGACAGTATCTCCCATTATTGATAGCACCTGTCCTGCCTTCCTTTCAATCATGGGAAATTCAATCTTGGCATCAGTGGGAGCAACAAGGCTCCTTTTTTGATTGTCAAATAATCCTATTCCGACAACATTTGCTTTTGCATGACCATGCTTTCCTGTCTTGGCTGTTGTGAAACTTACCACCCTGCAGGGCTCACCATCGATAATAATATACTTACCAATTTTTATCTGATTTACTTCTCCTTGTTTCACAGACATTTTAATCCTCCTTATAAAAGTTTACCTCATATACTATATAAGTATATATAAAAAGTTTAGGGTGAGTATAAACCACCCGGTGGATATTTAATATATATACACACATGGACTTTCATCTCTGGAAAGGTTTATAAATAACAGAAAGGTTAGACGTTTATGGACAGGAATGATGTAAGGAAGCTTTATTCGATTGGTAATGCAAAATGGTATGACCCTTTAAGGCGTATATATGGTAAGTCATTTCTTTCTAAAGCAGAGGATGACCTGGCTACTTTTTTAAAAGATAATTTGGATGGAAGTAAGACTGTTCTGGAACTGGGTTGTGGCACAGGAGCAAACTTAGAAAAGATATACTCTCTTGACATTGAATTTAAAAAGTACCTGGGTCTGGACTTTTCACCATACATGTTGAAGATTGCGAAGAATAAATTCAGGAATAACTCCATAGTTGAATTTAGGGAGACAGACATTACAGAGCTGGATGACATAAAAGAGCAATTTGATATTATAATCTGTATTATTGTGATATCCCATCTCCAATCCAGGCCAGATTTTGTTAATCGGTCACAGAAATTATTGGGTAAAAACGGGAAATTTTTTTTAATTGTACACACAGAGCCTGAATGGTATATCAATTTCTGGCTATCCCCTTTTATATGGCTATCCAGAATGAACCTGATATCGGATGATGAAATTAAAAAATTTGAGAATGTAAAGGCCATAAATAAATATTCAGGAAGTCTGATAACAGCAATTGAAATTCATAGATAATAATTTAAACCTTAATTAGTAAATGGATATAGTTCTTCTTGGCTTATACTTGAGATATATTTATCAAAATAAGGAGTAAAATTGTTATGTCACCAGGACAGAGAGGTCAGAATTCGGATATTGAGGTCAAACTGAATAGGGACCTTGGCCTCTTCGATATAACAATGATAGGTATTGCAGGTATGATTGGGGCAGGCGTTTTTGCCTTGACCGGTATTGCAGCGGGGGTTGCGGGTCCTGCTCTTATTCTCGTTTTTTTGTTTAATGGAGTTATAGGTCTTATTACTGCTGCATCCTATGCTGAACTTGGTTCTGCCCTTCCCGGTGCGGGAGGAGGTTATGTCTGGATAAAAGAGACATTTCCGTCATCTTTCGGGTTTCTTGCCGGCTGGATAGACTGGTTTGCACATAGTGTTGCCTGCTCGCTATATGCTGTGACCTTTGGAGTTTTTATGGCAGCGATTCTTTTTCCAGCTATTCCCCTGCCCAGAAGTCTGCTTGCCAAAGTTTCGTCATTCATTGCAATCTCCTTCCTGACATATATAAATTATAGAGGAGTTAAGGAAACAGGAAGGGTTGGTGGTTTCGTTACTGTCTTAAAAGTCCTCATTCTTGTCGTGTTTGTTAGTTTCGGTATTTACAAGACTCTTGGCAGACCGGACTGGATAATGCAATTCAGTAATCCTTCTTTCACCCCTACGGGCTTGATTGGAATTCTTGCTGCAATGGGACTCACATTTATCGCCTTCGAAGGTTTTGAGATAATCGTTCAGAGCGGTGAGGAGGTCAAAAGTCCTGCAAAGAACATACCCAGAGCGATCTTCATATCCTTATTTGTGGCTATAGTGGTTTATGTTCTGGTGGCTTTTACAGTCTTGGGAGCTATTAAAACACCGAATGGAAGTCCGAGCTGGGTTTTTCTTGGCAAACTTGCAGAAATGGGGTTGATAAACGTTTCAAATCAGATAATGCCTTATGGAACATTTGTACTCCTGATTGCTGGACTGATTTCTACAATAAGTGCGATGAATGCAACAATTTACTCATCCTCCAGGATATCTTTTGCCCTGGCAAGGGATGGCTATCTTACCAGCAGGCTTGCACATATCAATGAAAAAACAAAAACACCCCATGTTGCAGTTTTCTTTACATATATTATAATTACGACAATAGCTCTACTTCTTCCAATAGAGGCTGTAGCTGCTTCGGCTGATATAATGTTTATCCTTCTGTTCATTCAGGTGAATCTTGTGCTCATAATCCTTAGGTTTAGAGCTCCGAATCTTAAAAGGACTTTCAGAGTTCCCCTTGTCCCATATCTTCCTATAATAGCAATCTCTCTTCAGGTAATTATCGCATATTTCATGGTAACCAGGGTTGCAAATGGATTTATGGCTTTTGTAACTTCTATTGCATGGATATTTCTGGGTGTTATTATTTATTTCACATATTCCAGAAAGAAAGAAAGAAAGAAATTGGAGAAAGAATTTAAAACAGTATTTGAGGAGAAGGCTGTGAGAAAGGTTGCATACAGAATTCTTGTGCCAGTTGGTAATCCTGCTACAGCAAAAAAGCTGATAGACTTTGCGAACCTGATTGCAAGGTCAAGAAAAGGTGAGATTGTCTTACTTTCAGTATTAACATTACCCCAGCAAACACCTCTTTACGCAGGGAAAAAATATGTTGAAGAGAGAAAGAATTTTCTCAGAAAGCTCATAAGTGAGGCTGGAGATGTTCCCACCAGTGGTATTCTGAAGGTTGCTCACAGTACCTCTGAAGCTATCCTGAATACAATCGAGGAGGAAAAGATAAATCTCGTAATTCTGGGGTGGAGAGGAAGAACTTTCAGAAGGGATTTCATTCTTGGAAGTACTATCGACCCTATAATTTTAAAGGCATCCTGTGACGTTATGGCTGTGAGATTTGAATCTGGCTTTGAAGCAAAGAAGATAAAGAAAATCCTTATTCCGACTGCGGGAGGTCCCCATGGGTACATGGCAGCAGAAATTGCCAAGGATTTACAGAAGGTTACAGGGGCGGAGGCGGCACTAATTTATGTGGCAGGTGATGAAAGGGGCATGAAGCTTGGCAGAGCTTATGTTGATGATACCAGAAGGGCAGTAGGAATAGAGGCTGATAGTATAGTTAAATTATCGGATGACCGCATCGGTACTATTGCTGAGGAGATTAAGAGGTATGACATAGTTGTAATTGGAGCAACACATGAGACTTTCATGAAAAACTTCATAAAAGGTGTTTTTCCGGAGAGAGTTGCAAGAAAAACTGAAAAGACTGTTGTTATGGTGAGGAGAAAGCTTAAGATAAAAGATATTTTTTGGAAGTGGCCTTTTTAATAGTTGATTTTACTGTCGTGTTTAAGTTATTGCATCAGGGAAAATTTATATTTTAGGCAAAGATGTGCACTGGAAAAGAAAAAGATAGTATATTCTGCTACCTCTTCCAGAGCTGATAATTTATATACACCAGCATTATTTAAAGATATTACCAGACATAAAGAGGCCCTTCATAGACCCAGGGTCTCTGTTTACAAATAAATCAATCGCATGTATCCAACGTTTATCACTACATCACCTAAAAAAAGACTGTTTTTAAAAAATATAACTATATCCGAGAGCATGGAAAAAGTAAGCCCGGCCAAAAAGATGGCCGGTTTTTATAGCGGGGGGTCGATTTGAACGACCGGTCTCCGGGTTATGAGCCCGGCGGGATGGACCTGGCTACCCCACCCCGCTTCAGAACTTACAGGGGGTAACCGGATTTATAAAGAACTTTCCCGAGTGCAGTGTTTTTGAAATTGCACTTCAGGCATGAAAATATCTGTACTGTTAAAGTAGATGAAGTTAGGGTATGCGGAATGCATGCTACAATATATACATAACTATTTGATTTACGTAAGATTTTTAAACATGTAAATCAACCTAACATCTTACCTATAATTATAACGGAAAGTATTTAAGTATTGAATTGGTTTAAACATTTGTTAAAGTTTGTATATAGCTCTCGGTTCATATGGTGATACAATGCTCAGATTATTTGTTTGCAGTTGCATGAAAGTTCATGATAATTCAGATGGAACTATGGAGGAGAGTGAGGTTACATTATGACAAGGAGAGATACTTATGTCCATGGAGCAAGTTGAAAAGATAGTTAAGAAGATTAATGAGGATGCCGAAGCAGAAGCTTCAAAAATTCTTAATGAAGCAAGGACTCAGGCTGAAAAGATAAAAAGAGATGCCAATGTGGAAGCTGATGAAATTTATAGTGAGATACTTCCAAAATATGAACGAGAGGCTGAACAGGAAAAGCAGAGAATTGTGGCCAATGCTAAGCTAAGGGCAAGAAAGGCTGTACTTGATGCAAGGGAAGATGTAATAAAGCTTGCTTTCAATGCGGCTGGGACAAAGCTACAGAAACTGCCAAAAAAAGATTACACAAAGGTCCTCGAAAAGCTAATCCTCGAGGGAGTTGAGGCCATTGATGCCGATACGGTTGTTATAGCAAGAAAGGAGGATTCAAGGGCTATAACTTCTGCCCTTCTTAAGAGGGTCTCAGAAAAGACAGGTTTCAAAGTGACCAAGGCCAGAGAGTATATCAATGTCATGGGTGGGGTTGTACTCAGAAGCAGCGATGGCAAAATTGAGGTAAACAACACATTTGAGACAAGGCTTGAGAGGTTCAGGGATGAGCTGAGAAAAGAGGTTGCTGAGGTTCTTTTTAGTTGAGGTATATCTATGAAAATTAGTATTGTTGCTGACTTTGATACAGTCACTGGCTTCCGTATTGCCGGTGTCAGGGAAGCCTTTGTTGTATATTCTCCTGAGGATGCCCTTGAGAAAATAAAGCATCTGATTAAAAAAGAGGATATTGGCATAGTTATAACAACAGAGAGAATTCTGGATAAGATAAGGCAACAGGTTGCAGAGTTGCTGGAAGGTAAAAATTTTCCTCTTATTGTTGAGGTACCTGATAAAGACGGCAAGATAGAGAAGAAGGTTGACCCTATTAATGAACTTATAAAGCGTGCAATTGGAGTTGAAATTAAAGTTTAGGAGGTTAGACTGTGGCAGAAGGAAAGATAGTAAAGGTTGCAGGTCCCGTTATGAAGGCTGAAGGAATGCGAGGGGCTATGATGTATGAAGTGGTAAGAGTGGGCAATTATAAGCTCATGGGTGAAATCATCCAGCTTGAAGATGATATAGCCACGATTCAGGTTTATGAGGAAACTGCCGGTATAAAGCCAGGTGAACCGGTTATAAGTACAGGTGCACAGCTCAGTGTTGAGCTCGGTCCTGGAATTTTGAAGCAGATTTATGATGGAGTGCAGCGCCCCCTTGAGGTTATAAGGAAGGAGAGTGGCACTTTCATTGCCCGGGGTATCGAGGTTCCCAGCCTTGACAGAAATAAAAAGTGGGAATTCACTCCTCTCGTTAAAGTCGGTGATAAGGTTGAAGGTGGCGATTTTCTTGGTGAGGTTCCGGAGACAGAGCTTATAACCCACAGAATAATGGTACCTCCTGGCATAAGCGGAGAGGTTGTTGAGATAGCTCAGAAGGGTAGTTATATAATTGAGGAGATAATTTCAAAGATAAAAACTGAGAAAGGGGAAAAAGAGGTTAATATGTATCAAAAGTGGCCTGTGAGAATACCACGACCACTGAAAAAGAAACTTGACCCCGAGACACCTCTCATATCAGGTCAGAGGATTCTTGATACATTCTTCCCTGTAGCCAAAGGCGGCACTGCTGCCATACCTGGGCCATTTGGCGGGGGTAAGACTGTAACCCAGCACCAGCTTGCAAAGTGGTGCGATGCGGAGATTATAGTCTATGTTGGTTGCGGAGAGCGTGGTAATGAGATGACAGAAGTGCTTGAGGAGTTTCCGCACCTCACAGACCCCAACTCGGGCAAGCCCCTCATGGAAAGAACTGTACTCATTGCAAATACATCAAATATGCCAGTCGCTGCCAGAGATGCCAGTGTTTATACAGGAATAACCTTTGGCGAATACTTCAGAGATATGGGTTACAATGTGGCTTTGATGGCAGACTCAACCTCGAGATGGGCAGAGGCCATGAGAGAGATTTCAGGCAGACTTGAGGAGATGCCAGGTGAAGAGGGTTATCCTGCTTACCTTGCATCGAGGCTTGCCAACTTCTATGAAAGGTCAGGAAGGGTTGAAACTATAGGCACAAATAAGAGAGAAGGTTCTCTAACTGTTGTGGGTGCGGTTTCTCCACCAGGCGGTGATTTTTCCGAGCCTGTTACACAGAACACTTTGAGAATAACAAAGGTTTTCTGGGCTCTTGATGCCAGTCTTGCTGATAGGAGGCATTTCCCTGCAATTAACTGGCTGAGAAGCTATTCTCTTTATCTTGACACAGTGAGAGACTGGTGGGAGAAGAAAGTAGATGAGAGATGGTATGAGTTCAGAACAAAGGCTATGGCTCTGCTCCAGAAGGAATCTGAACTTCAGGAGATTGTTCAACTCGTGGGTCCTGATGCCCTGCCTGAGAAGGAGAGAGTTGCACTCGAAGGAGCAAGAGTTATAAGAGAAGATTTTCTGCAGCAGAATGCTTTCCATGAGGTTGATACCTACTGTAGTGTAACAAAACAGTTCAAGATGCTTGATATAATGCTGGAGTTCTATGACCGTGCCAATGAATCGGTTAACAGAGGAGCTTCAGCCAAGGCTATTGCAGAAATGAGTGTCAGGGATGACCTCTCAAGGTTGAAGTATGTTGAAGAGAGTAAAGTTGATGAGGCTCTTGCGAAAATCAGGACAAATATGAAAGCTGAATTCGAAAAGCTTGTTACCAAGGTGGTGGCATAATGGTAAGTCATATTAGAGAGTATACTTCAGTTACAGGTGTTGCAGGACCTCTTATGATTGTTGAAGATGTGGAGGGCGTGGCTTACGGTGAAATTGTTGAGATTGAGACACCACAGGGGGAAAATAGAAGAGGTCAGGTACTTGAGGCATATGAGGGTAAAGCCATTGTTCAGGTTTTTGAGGGCACGGGAGGTATAGACACCAAGGTTACAAAGGTCAGATTTACAGGCTCAACACTTAAGCTTGGTGTAAGTATGGACATGCTGGGCAGAATTTTTGATGGCACTGGCAAGCCCATAGACGGTGGCCCAGAGATAATTCCTGAGAAGAGTCTGGATATTAATGGAGAGCCCATGAACCCTGCCTCGAGAGAGTTTCCAAGGGATTTCATTCAGACAGGCATATCAACAATAGATGGAATGAACACACTTGTCAGAGGTCAGAAGCTTCCAATTTTCTCTGGTTCAGGTTTGCCCCACAATGAGCTTGCTGCCCAGATTGCAAGGCAGGCCAAGGTTCTTGGTGAGGAGGAAGAGTTTGCGGTGGTCTTTGGTGCTATGGGTATAACCTACGAGGAAGCAAGCTTTTTCATGACAGATTTTGAGCGTACCGGTGCTCTTGAAAAGGTTACAGCTTTTCTGAATCTTGCAAATGACCCTACCATAGAGAGAATTATCACTCCGAGAATGGTGCTGACAACTGCAGAGTATTTTGCATATGAGAAGGATATGCATGTACTTGTGATTCTCACAGACCTTACAAACTACTGCGAAGCCTTGAGAGAAATTGCGGCTGCTCGTGGTGAGGTGCCTGGAAGAAGAGGTTACCCGGGTTACATGTACACAGATCTGGCAACCATGTATGAGAGAGCTGGTAAGGCAGCTGGTTCCAGAGGCTCTATAACCCAGATGCCAATATTAACCATGGCGGATGATGACATAACCCACCCTATTCCAGACCTCACTGGTTATATTACTGAGGGTCAGATTGTTCTTTCAAGAGAGCTTCACAGGAAGGGCATATACCCTCCAGTTGATGTTCTTCCAAGCCTCTCAAGGCTGATGAAGGGAGGAATAGGTAAAGGAAAAACAAGAGAGGACCATGCCAATGTGAGTGACCAGCTCTACAGTGCCTATGCTGAGGGCAGAGACCTCAGAGACCTTGTTGCTGTTGTGGGTGAAGAAGCTCTCACAGAAAAGGATAGGAAGTACCTTGAATTTGCTGATAGGTTTGAGAGGGAATATGTCACTCAGAGTAAGGATGAAGACAGGGATATCTTAAGAACCCTCGAGATAGGATGGGACCTTCTGAGCATTCTGCCTGAGAGAGACCTCAAGAGAATCAAGGAAGATTATATCAAGAGTTATCATCCTAAATATGTGCAGGAGAAATAGGCATGGCAGAGCTGATTGAAGGCGTAAATCCAACCCGAATGGAACTTCTCAAGCTCAAGACAAAGGTAAAGCTGGCCAGAAAGGGACATAGATTGCTTAAGGAGAAGAGAGATGCCCTTATAGTGGAGTTCTTCAATATCCTTGAGGAAGCTCGTGGAATAAGGCGAAGAGCGGAGAGGTCTCTGGCAGATGCTTTTATAGCAATTATTCTTGCGCAGTCAACTCTTGGTGTGCTCAAGGTCAGGGAGGTGAGTTTTGCTGTGAAAGAGACTCATGAGGTGAACACTGTTACAAGGAGTATAATGGGTGTGAGAGTTCCGGTGCTGGAGATTGAGGATGAGAATAGAACTCTCATGGAAAGAGGTTACAGTTTGAGTGATACAAACTATATGGTTGATGAGGCAGCGAAGAAGTTTGAAGAAGCTCTGACTGCTGTTGTTGAGCTGGCTGAGGTTGAGAGCAGTATAAGGCTTCTTTCTCAGGAGATTAAAGTTACCAAGCGGAGAGTGAATGCTCTTGAGAATATTGTCATGCCAAGGCTTGATGCAACAGTTAAGTACATAAGAATGCGTCTTGATGAGATGGAGAGGGAAAACTTCTTCAAGCTCAAGAGAATCAAGGCATCCCAGGAGAGAAAAGAGGCTGAAGCAACTGCTTAGTCCTCTTCCCCTCAAAACCTCCGTAGATGTTATTTAGCTATGAAATTTTATGGATAGAATTGACAGGCTTCTATCGAGACAGCTTCAGTCTATGAACAGACATCTGGCAAAGGAGAAGAAAGTTCTCGAGCAACTTCTTGAGGAGGAGAAGCCAGAAGTAATTCTCCGTGATGGAATGCCTCATTTTTTCAATAAAAAGGAACTTGAACTTATTGCCGGGCTTCTGCCAGAAGAGAAGCACAGAATTCTCAGGCTTCCAATTTATATAGAGTTGAGCTCTTCAAAGTTTGGAAGGGGTACAGCACGGGTATGTGGTATACCTGAGGTTATGGTTATATCAAAGCTTCTGGATAAAAAGGCTGAGGGCGATGAAATGTTTATCTATCGTCCAGAGATAAGAATAATAAGAAAGAAACTTCCAACCACAACTCAGTATATGTTAACCGCAACTTTAGATTGAAGTCTTGAAATCTTCTCTGCCTTCTTTTCGCCTATGCCTGGCACCTGCATTAACTCTTTTTTGCGGCAGAGAAAACCTTTTTAGGCGTACCGAAGTGCATCAGAAGCCTTTATGCCAATTCTGTTCCGATTTTTGACAGGCCTGCAACAAGAAAAAGCTGCCTTTCATAGAACTCCTGCATCTTTGGTTTATACCTTATTCTAGTCTTTGTTGTCCTATCTTCTTTATGTTCCCTTTTTGTCAGGCTGAAGATAGCTT
The archaeon BMS3Bbin15 genome window above contains:
- the ntpD gene encoding V-type sodium ATPase subunit D is translated as MAELIEGVNPTRMELLKLKTKVKLARKGHRLLKEKRDALIVEFFNILEEARGIRRRAERSLADAFIAIILAQSTLGVLKVREVSFAVKETHEVNTVTRSIMGVRVPVLEIEDENRTLMERGYSLSDTNYMVDEAAKKFEEALTAVVELAEVESSIRLLSQEIKVTKRRVNALENIVMPRLDATVKYIRMRLDEMERENFFKLKRIKASQERKEAEATA
- the ntpB gene encoding V-type sodium ATPase subunit B; protein product: MVSHIREYTSVTGVAGPLMIVEDVEGVAYGEIVEIETPQGENRRGQVLEAYEGKAIVQVFEGTGGIDTKVTKVRFTGSTLKLGVSMDMLGRIFDGTGKPIDGGPEIIPEKSLDINGEPMNPASREFPRDFIQTGISTIDGMNTLVRGQKLPIFSGSGLPHNELAAQIARQAKVLGEEEEFAVVFGAMGITYEEASFFMTDFERTGALEKVTAFLNLANDPTIERIITPRMVLTTAEYFAYEKDMHVLVILTDLTNYCEALREIAAARGEVPGRRGYPGYMYTDLATMYERAGKAAGSRGSITQMPILTMADDDITHPIPDLTGYITEGQIVLSRELHRKGIYPPVDVLPSLSRLMKGGIGKGKTREDHANVSDQLYSAYAEGRDLRDLVAVVGEEALTEKDRKYLEFADRFEREYVTQSKDEDRDILRTLEIGWDLLSILPERDLKRIKEDYIKSYHPKYVQEK